A DNA window from Desulfovibrionales bacterium contains the following coding sequences:
- a CDS encoding flagellin, translated as MGLRIANNITAMNAHRMLSINDAQLSKSLERLSSGYRINRAADDAAGLAISQSFRANIASFKVASRNTTEASALLQVAEGGMDQVGNMLTRLKELATQAASANVGSSERTKINSEGNALISEIDRIAQATKYGSTALLDGTFGSSKTAGTYSGGADDVRVYGDITHVYSIVCNANATGMSDMDVTITGFTACAGTWTFAAAGTASLTVGNGTVTETYTAINFAATSTETVTFANLGITLTIDCGVGSAAWCASQMVIRDTGLTSLTVEGATTGTYTFATAGTGAVTIGNGTVTETVSGLSPGTAADLNFSTLGITFSLGTDYTENDLEGVTFIVSDSGSSGSTFQVGADNDTNNRLSFTISSLRATSTTGLSLSYDYLDSATEAQSMLDLVDSAISTLSSRRGDVGAAMNRLSYAAANLATTIENVQAAESVIRDVDMAAEMTSFTKSQILLQAGTAMLAQANMAPQSILSLIGQ; from the coding sequence ATGGGACTTAGAATCGCGAACAACATTACCGCGATGAATGCTCATCGCATGTTGAGTATCAATGATGCACAGTTATCAAAATCTCTTGAAAGACTCTCCTCAGGTTACCGCATCAACAGGGCAGCCGATGATGCTGCCGGTCTGGCCATTTCTCAAAGTTTCAGGGCAAATATAGCCAGTTTTAAGGTGGCTTCCCGAAATACCACTGAGGCCTCGGCGCTGTTGCAGGTGGCTGAAGGTGGTATGGACCAGGTCGGTAACATGCTGACTCGTTTAAAAGAGTTGGCTACACAGGCCGCCTCGGCAAACGTGGGTTCCAGTGAGCGGACAAAGATAAACTCGGAGGGGAACGCCCTCATCTCGGAAATCGACCGGATCGCCCAGGCCACCAAGTACGGGAGCACTGCCCTTCTGGACGGGACGTTCGGGTCTTCCAAAACGGCCGGGACATACTCCGGAGGCGCGGATGATGTCAGGGTGTACGGGGATATTACCCATGTATACTCTATTGTATGTAATGCAAACGCTACAGGCATGTCGGACATGGATGTTACCATTACCGGTTTTACAGCATGCGCGGGGACATGGACCTTCGCTGCTGCGGGCACGGCTTCTCTGACCGTAGGCAATGGCACGGTGACGGAGACATATACCGCCATAAACTTTGCCGCCACATCTACCGAGACGGTAACCTTTGCCAACCTCGGGATAACCCTTACCATTGATTGTGGTGTTGGTTCGGCGGCTTGGTGCGCTTCGCAGATGGTGATTAGGGACACCGGCCTGACCAGCCTGACTGTGGAAGGGGCTACGACAGGCACCTACACCTTTGCCACGGCAGGCACGGGCGCGGTTACCATAGGAAACGGCACGGTTACGGAGACGGTTTCAGGTCTAAGCCCGGGTACGGCAGCGGATCTGAATTTCAGCACCCTGGGTATTACCTTCTCCCTTGGAACAGACTACACGGAAAACGATCTTGAAGGTGTAACCTTTATTGTGAGCGACTCCGGATCCAGCGGGTCCACGTTCCAGGTTGGGGCTGATAATGACACGAACAATCGCCTTTCGTTTACTATCAGCTCCTTGCGGGCTACTTCAACCACGGGGTTAAGCTTGTCATATGATTACCTGGATTCTGCAACCGAAGCCCAGAGCATGCTTGACCTGGTTGACAGCGCCATCAGCACCCTGTCTTCAAGGCGAGGCGATGTCGGCGCTGCCATGAACCGGTTGAGTTATGCTGCTGCCAACCTGGCCACGACCATTGAAAACGTGCAGGCGGCTGAATCGGTCATCCGGGACGTGGATATGGCGGCCGAGATGACCTCGTTCACCAAGAGCCAGATATTGCTCCAGGCGGGTACCGCGATGCTGGCACAGGCCAACATGGCTCCGCAGAGCATCCTCAGCTTGATAGGTCAATAG
- a CDS encoding flagellar protein FlaG: protein MEIIEVRASAVANPPPRAPMISFNAEETKTKQTPASPEPKRDAEPAQSELIRKVAKGNEEAIRKVAENINRFMEDMDFSLRFIPDKEAGIVTVKVLDSDGNIIRTIPPEEMAALSSRIGSSIGMLVNKTLG, encoded by the coding sequence ATGGAAATCATCGAAGTGAGAGCAAGCGCAGTTGCTAATCCACCACCGCGCGCTCCCATGATAAGCTTCAATGCGGAAGAAACGAAGACTAAGCAAACGCCGGCATCGCCCGAGCCGAAAAGAGACGCTGAACCGGCGCAGTCGGAACTTATCAGAAAGGTGGCTAAAGGAAACGAAGAGGCCATCAGGAAAGTAGCCGAAAATATTAACCGTTTCATGGAGGACATGGACTTCAGTCTTCGATTCATTCCGGACAAGGAAGCAGGGATAGTGACCGTAAAGGTGTTGGACAGCGATGGGAACATTATCCGTACCATACCGCCGGAGGAAATGGCAGCCCTTTCTTCCAGGATCGGGTCGAGCATTGGCATGCTGGTAAATAAAACACTGGGATAG
- the fliD gene encoding flagellar filament capping protein FliD: MAGTQLISGLISGLDWRSMVDQLIAVEHKRVDLVANRKSEYESKLGEWRGVNTKLLALKTASTALSTESAFKVFSSTTTSNTSTAASNLLTVSTSSTASPGTYNIEVNNLAQSEKISSKNYAATDTALSLSGDILISGKVVSIASTDTLANIKDKINALNTGTTPTGVTASIVKHSSTDYHLVLRSDETGEDGLSVLEGAYNGGDNILEEMGFISGSTTIKNTTSDGAKSDLFTSSYGAVKTLLGLTSAPGATNVTIGGNSVSIDLSSATESLTTIAQKIDALAGISAEVVSEEVDGETKYRIDISGTTSFTDNGNVLQTLGILEGTYGTVQEVHSGDAIYAIGGAAITAATKFSEIFTGALRGDQKNQEISAQGSDYISASTQWNWINTGGDANDIDNLDTIRVEGTDHDGNAVDQTYTINDNTETLSNFLSWLETQYGGSSEVDAYFDSDGRLVLEDLQSGSSQLSISNVTYGGTNLTFSGTEPFGNNISDNDTITIAGTRGDGTTVSAITYTIADASTNTIQDLLNKIHDGDAGDDAFGETSRTATPSVSGGKITITDDTAGDSQLSLSLIANNEDGGTLNFGTISMTTEGRSMQIAAGEDAEIVVDNVVITNSSNTITDIIEGTTLNIAGESADTTVTLKIERDISAIKEKINAVADAYNAIMEYINTQFDYDEENEKVGGILFGDGTLSSIKSELINTITQTVTGVSSDYNRLPLIGVSLDDDALMTIDDEDLTAALQANFDHVKKLFIAHGSSPNSNLEYVGHTNNTVGGAYDVNITQAGTRTTVTGSKALAATLGEAVTVTITDYATGRVADVSLTDSMDIDDVVNAINSELGEEYTEQLKGDNANAGVTSSTLFNDASVGGDNNDVITFSGTRRNGISVSGSYTISDATTETVGDLLEAIEDMFEDEVTAALDSNGKLVITDTQAGDSNLSFSIDTTALDALNFGTVDVDPTGADGSQEGRYAMTITASEGTGGDANKLILTHNTYGTGHIIVVSQSSASDPLGLDDATQVYGKDVAGTINSVTATGSGQTLYLDSDGNNADGLSINYTGSGTTTTTFTLTLGIADLLERQLGFITDATDGYVTYKQTSLEDSIDSFETQIEQMEASLNRKMDVMISQFVAMEQVIGRLQTVSSWLSSQMTAMFY; this comes from the coding sequence ATGGCCGGCACTCAGTTAATAAGTGGATTGATCAGCGGTCTTGACTGGAGATCTATGGTTGACCAGTTGATAGCGGTCGAGCATAAGCGAGTTGACCTGGTCGCAAATAGAAAAAGTGAATATGAGTCAAAACTTGGCGAATGGCGGGGTGTGAATACGAAGCTGTTGGCCCTTAAAACAGCATCTACCGCCCTAAGCACCGAGAGCGCCTTTAAGGTGTTTTCCTCAACCACCACGTCCAACACAAGCACCGCAGCCTCCAATCTGCTGACGGTTTCCACCAGTTCCACGGCCTCTCCCGGGACCTATAACATTGAGGTCAATAATCTCGCTCAGTCGGAAAAGATTTCCTCAAAGAACTATGCCGCCACAGATACGGCCCTTTCTCTGTCCGGGGATATCTTAATATCGGGAAAGGTGGTCAGCATCGCGTCCACCGATACCCTGGCAAACATCAAAGACAAGATCAATGCCCTCAATACGGGGACGACGCCGACCGGAGTTACTGCCAGTATTGTCAAACACTCTTCTACAGATTATCACCTGGTCCTGAGGAGCGATGAGACAGGAGAGGACGGACTCAGTGTACTCGAGGGGGCCTATAATGGCGGTGATAACATCCTTGAGGAAATGGGTTTTATCAGCGGTTCAACCACCATCAAGAATACGACCAGCGACGGCGCCAAGAGCGACCTGTTTACGAGTTCCTACGGAGCCGTCAAGACACTATTAGGATTGACCAGCGCACCGGGGGCCACCAATGTTACAATAGGTGGAAACTCCGTTAGTATTGATCTATCCAGCGCTACCGAATCACTGACGACGATTGCGCAAAAGATAGACGCGCTCGCGGGCATTTCGGCTGAGGTTGTCTCGGAAGAAGTGGATGGGGAGACTAAATACCGGATAGATATCAGCGGCACCACCTCTTTTACCGACAACGGCAATGTCCTTCAGACGCTGGGCATTCTTGAAGGGACATACGGGACAGTCCAGGAGGTTCATTCAGGAGATGCGATTTATGCCATCGGCGGGGCGGCTATAACTGCTGCAACAAAGTTCTCAGAGATCTTCACGGGCGCCCTGCGCGGGGATCAAAAAAATCAGGAGATTTCAGCCCAGGGCAGCGACTATATCTCGGCAAGCACCCAGTGGAATTGGATTAATACGGGGGGGGACGCTAATGATATAGATAATCTTGACACCATACGGGTTGAGGGAACGGACCATGACGGCAACGCGGTTGATCAGACCTACACCATTAACGACAATACAGAAACTTTAAGCAACTTTTTGAGCTGGCTGGAAACCCAGTATGGTGGATCTTCAGAGGTTGATGCGTATTTTGATTCCGACGGCAGACTGGTTCTCGAAGATCTTCAGTCCGGCAGCAGCCAGCTCAGTATCAGCAATGTGACGTACGGCGGCACCAATCTTACTTTCAGCGGTACCGAGCCATTTGGTAACAATATTTCAGACAACGACACCATCACCATTGCAGGGACAAGGGGAGACGGAACAACAGTCAGCGCTATTACATATACGATTGCTGATGCCAGCACAAATACAATACAGGATCTTTTGAATAAGATTCATGATGGAGATGCCGGTGATGACGCCTTTGGTGAGACGTCAAGGACTGCCACTCCCAGCGTTTCCGGCGGGAAAATCACAATTACCGATGACACGGCCGGAGACAGCCAACTTTCTCTATCTCTTATTGCCAACAACGAGGATGGCGGCACCCTTAATTTTGGAACGATCTCCATGACCACGGAAGGCCGATCCATGCAGATAGCTGCCGGGGAAGATGCCGAGATCGTGGTCGATAATGTGGTCATAACCAACTCATCCAATACTATTACTGACATCATAGAAGGTACGACCCTGAATATTGCAGGGGAAAGCGCTGATACCACGGTTACCCTCAAAATAGAACGGGATATTAGCGCCATAAAGGAAAAAATCAATGCTGTGGCCGATGCCTATAATGCGATCATGGAGTACATAAATACCCAGTTCGACTATGATGAGGAGAATGAAAAGGTCGGGGGGATTCTCTTTGGGGACGGGACACTGTCTTCTATAAAGTCTGAATTGATAAATACCATCACGCAAACAGTCACGGGGGTATCCAGCGACTATAACCGGTTGCCTCTGATCGGAGTCTCGCTGGATGACGATGCCCTGATGACCATTGATGACGAAGACCTGACCGCTGCCCTTCAGGCGAATTTTGATCATGTAAAAAAGCTTTTTATCGCCCATGGCTCGTCACCAAATTCCAATCTGGAGTATGTCGGGCATACAAATAATACAGTAGGGGGCGCCTATGATGTAAATATCACCCAGGCCGGCACCCGCACCACTGTCACCGGCTCGAAAGCCCTCGCCGCGACGTTAGGGGAAGCGGTAACGGTGACCATTACGGATTATGCCACCGGCCGGGTGGCTGATGTGAGCCTTACCGATAGTATGGATATAGACGATGTGGTCAACGCCATCAATTCGGAGCTGGGCGAAGAATACACGGAGCAACTTAAGGGGGATAACGCAAACGCCGGTGTCACCTCCTCGACCTTGTTTAACGATGCCAGTGTGGGCGGCGATAATAATGATGTCATCACGTTTTCCGGGACAAGACGGAACGGAATCAGTGTTTCCGGGAGTTACACGATCAGCGATGCGACTACAGAAACCGTAGGAGACCTTCTTGAAGCTATCGAAGATATGTTCGAAGACGAGGTGACCGCTGCCCTGGATAGTAATGGAAAATTAGTCATAACCGACACGCAAGCCGGGGACAGCAACCTTTCGTTTTCCATCGATACTACGGCGCTTGACGCCCTGAATTTCGGCACGGTTGACGTGGATCCCACCGGAGCGGATGGCAGCCAGGAAGGCCGTTACGCCATGACCATTACCGCATCCGAAGGTACGGGCGGCGACGCAAACAAGCTGATCCTGACTCATAATACATACGGCACCGGGCATATCATTGTGGTCTCCCAGTCCAGCGCCTCGGACCCCCTGGGACTGGACGATGCCACGCAGGTTTACGGCAAAGATGTTGCCGGAACGATCAATAGCGTGACCGCCACGGGGAGCGGACAAACGCTCTATCTGGATAGTGATGGCAACAACGCAGACGGTTTGTCGATTAACTATACGGGCAGCGGCACCACCACTACAACTTTTACCTTAACCCTGGGGATCGCAGATTTGCTGGAACGTCAGCTTGGCTTTATCACCGATGCCACTGATGGGTACGTGACGTACAAACAGACCTCCCTTGAAGACAGCATTGACAGCTTTGAGACCCAGATCGAGCAAATGGAGGCAAGCCTGAACCGCAAAATGGATGTGATGATCAGCCAGTTCGTGGCCATGGAACAGGTAATCGGTCGACTTCAGACTGTAAGCAGTTGGTTGTCCTCCCAGATGACCGCGATGTTTTACTAA
- the fliS gene encoding flagellar export chaperone FliS, which yields MKYPKGARAYKNTAVGTADQKDLILICYDEALRSLQFGKECYFKKEFEEKARQFIRAQGFISELLCSLNMQAGGEIARNLSAIYKFCLQHIVQGDVSGNMRAIDDIIKMLSELRSAWAQLDMRTQVESRPEEVTGEAREFSVGA from the coding sequence ATGAAGTACCCCAAAGGCGCTAGAGCTTATAAAAATACAGCAGTAGGGACGGCTGACCAGAAGGACCTGATCCTTATTTGCTACGATGAGGCCCTAAGGTCTCTCCAATTCGGAAAGGAGTGTTATTTCAAGAAGGAATTTGAGGAAAAAGCGAGGCAATTTATTCGGGCGCAGGGTTTTATATCAGAGCTGTTGTGTTCGCTGAATATGCAAGCCGGCGGCGAGATTGCCCGGAACTTAAGCGCTATTTACAAGTTCTGCTTGCAACATATTGTGCAAGGTGACGTAAGTGGAAATATGAGGGCTATTGATGATATTATTAAGATGCTTTCAGAACTAAGATCAGCCTGGGCGCAGCTTGATATGAGGACCCAGGTTGAGTCCCGGCCTGAGGAAGTAACCGGTGAGGCCAGGGAATTCAGTGTGGGGGCCTGA
- a CDS encoding response regulator: MNGNTDRNIHILIVEDEKNIGDLLRESLASDDRSIKVSYDGAEAIRELKRKKYDLVITDIMLPGASGIDVLREAKTLYPHSMVIIITGYASLETAIEAVREGAYDYLRKPFRLDEIKIAVNNACEKIRLIRENSLLMHDLKEAYAELKRFDEAEKRQAKADGANIGRTELRSNSLDIFPRHVIPPSYFEGEEGIKKILTDLERIVRLKNAGLLDEDEFSLCKKLLLEMAK, encoded by the coding sequence ATGAATGGAAATACTGATAGAAACATCCATATCCTCATTGTTGAGGACGAAAAGAACATTGGTGATCTTCTAAGGGAGAGCCTTGCGTCTGACGATCGCAGCATAAAGGTCTCATACGATGGGGCGGAGGCTATCCGCGAGCTTAAACGGAAGAAGTATGACCTGGTAATAACGGATATTATGCTGCCCGGCGCAAGCGGGATAGATGTTCTTCGCGAGGCCAAAACCCTTTATCCGCACAGTATGGTTATCATTATTACCGGCTACGCCTCCCTGGAGACGGCCATAGAAGCAGTCAGGGAAGGGGCCTATGACTACCTGCGCAAACCATTTCGACTGGACGAAATAAAGATAGCTGTTAACAACGCCTGCGAAAAGATAAGACTTATAAGGGAAAATAGTCTTTTAATGCATGACCTGAAAGAGGCGTATGCCGAGTTAAAGAGATTTGATGAGGCCGAGAAGAGACAGGCAAAAGCTGATGGGGCGAATATCGGAAGAACTGAGTTAAGATCAAATTCTTTGGACATATTCCCCCGGCATGTTATTCCGCCTTCGTATTTCGAGGGGGAGGAGGGGATCAAGAAGATTCTAACCGATCTGGAGCGGATTGTTCGCCTGAAGAATGCCGGCTTATTGGATGAAGACGAGTTTAGCCTTTGCAAGAAACTGCTGCTTGAGATGGCAAAATAA
- a CDS encoding response regulator → MDKPLNVMVVDDDAVICETLREFFLALGDYEVFTAHDGYEAFDLLNKVEMDCIFVDFMMPGMSGLQFLEKVKTHDKSILVVVMTGYPSHDAIIEAMRKGASDFLTKPFKLDEIRIALERLARERSILKENIFLSEELKEKKALEDLNKRLEKKIREQSILFMIGDTLSKVHRTEELYQKIVEMACQLVDAEKSFFMLADMEKGEMVLIAAKGIDKEEYIGRWAAPLKGNMIGQVILEGVPLILKDIQKHGGPKLDFLPQGIKGTLITIPFKIRNETFGALTVTGKKTGDVFSEEDLFILFLLAEKSSLTVENLILYESVMLNLHATLRALVSTLEAKDPYTRSHSGRVTAYAIKIARALGLKQEEIDSIAFAGYLHDIGKIGIRDDILLKPGKLLAQEYDIIKKHPVIGENIVKHLGLLPKEKAIIRHHHERWDGKGYPDGLNGEDIPLLSRILAVADAYDALTSNRPYRKAKSRSEAIRILQENRFIQFDGQCVDMLVGILDEEGNTKEIKKGFKRRHMSIA, encoded by the coding sequence ATGGACAAGCCTTTAAATGTGATGGTGGTTGACGACGATGCGGTCATCTGCGAGACGCTGCGGGAATTTTTTCTTGCCCTGGGCGATTACGAGGTATTTACGGCCCATGATGGTTACGAGGCCTTTGATCTGCTGAATAAAGTAGAGATGGATTGTATTTTTGTTGATTTCATGATGCCGGGCATGAGCGGTTTGCAGTTCCTGGAGAAGGTGAAGACCCATGACAAGTCTATTCTGGTCGTAGTTATGACCGGATATCCTTCTCATGACGCCATTATTGAGGCTATGCGTAAGGGCGCCTCAGATTTTTTAACCAAGCCGTTTAAATTAGATGAGATAAGAATAGCCTTGGAAAGGCTGGCCCGGGAGCGTTCCATCTTAAAAGAAAATATATTTTTAAGCGAGGAACTCAAAGAGAAGAAGGCCCTGGAGGACCTTAATAAACGATTAGAGAAAAAGATCAGAGAGCAGTCTATACTCTTTATGATCGGTGATACCCTGAGCAAGGTTCATCGCACCGAGGAACTTTATCAAAAAATAGTTGAGATGGCCTGCCAATTGGTGGACGCCGAAAAATCATTTTTTATGCTGGCCGATATGGAGAAGGGAGAGATGGTGCTCATTGCTGCCAAGGGTATTGATAAAGAGGAATATATCGGTAGATGGGCGGCCCCATTAAAAGGCAATATGATCGGGCAGGTTATCTTAGAGGGCGTGCCCTTGATTTTAAAGGACATTCAGAAACATGGCGGTCCCAAACTGGATTTTTTGCCCCAAGGCATCAAGGGGACGCTTATTACTATCCCGTTTAAAATCCGCAATGAGACCTTTGGTGCTTTAACTGTGACCGGGAAGAAGACGGGGGATGTTTTTTCTGAAGAAGACCTTTTTATCCTCTTTTTACTGGCAGAGAAGTCTTCCCTGACCGTAGAAAATTTGATCTTATATGAAAGCGTGATGTTGAACCTCCACGCCACATTAAGGGCGCTGGTCAGTACGCTGGAGGCGAAAGATCCTTATACCAGAAGTCACTCGGGACGGGTAACCGCTTATGCCATAAAGATAGCCAGGGCCTTGGGACTTAAGCAGGAAGAGATCGATTCCATAGCCTTTGCCGGCTATCTGCATGATATAGGGAAAATAGGCATCCGGGATGATATTCTCTTAAAGCCGGGTAAGCTTTTAGCGCAGGAATATGATATTATAAAAAAACATCCGGTTATCGGTGAAAATATAGTTAAACACCTTGGGCTATTGCCTAAGGAAAAGGCCATTATCCGGCACCACCATGAGAGATGGGATGGCAAAGGATATCCGGACGGGCTTAATGGAGAAGATATACCGTTGCTTTCCCGGATACTGGCGGTGGCGGATGCTTATGATGCCTTGACTTCCAACCGCCCTTATCGTAAGGCCAAAAGCCGGAGCGAGGCTATCCGAATACTGCAAGAGAACAGGTTTATCCAGTTTGATGGTCAGTGTGTAGATATGTTGGTCGGCATTTTGGATGAGGAGGGCAATACCAAAGAAATTAAAAAGGGATTTAAGCGCCGGCACATGTCAATAGCTTGA
- a CDS encoding ATP-binding protein — MEDKLIQEVIHQHYMSGIGRLMKGVAHNMNGPLQVLSIQVELLKKIMAEGGGILADLGALSFSGEGGKLLKDLESKQEICVKKIGQLEEELERLHSMTDFIVNRCSASEENNTSMVDLNEVIKDEVVLLHADLFFKHKVKKTLKLKESLPLIFARYPDLSQALNHILQNAIEAIIDAEEREIIVETGLNGGNVFVSVQDTGCGIPPSAKEKLFTPFYTTKPHPHPGLGLFLARKILEPLRAKFKVESEPGMTRVAVFFPYKKKEKM; from the coding sequence TTGGAAGATAAATTAATACAGGAAGTAATCCACCAGCATTATATGTCCGGTATCGGGCGGTTAATGAAGGGCGTGGCCCATAATATGAATGGGCCCTTACAGGTTCTATCTATTCAGGTTGAACTTTTGAAAAAAATAATGGCCGAAGGGGGGGGGATTTTAGCTGACCTGGGCGCATTATCTTTCTCCGGCGAGGGTGGAAAACTTCTGAAGGATCTCGAGAGTAAACAAGAGATATGCGTTAAGAAGATCGGACAACTGGAAGAGGAGTTGGAGCGGCTGCATAGCATGACGGATTTTATTGTTAACCGGTGCAGCGCAAGCGAAGAGAACAATACCAGTATGGTGGACCTCAATGAGGTAATAAAAGATGAGGTCGTCCTCCTGCACGCAGACCTGTTTTTTAAGCATAAGGTCAAGAAGACACTAAAGTTAAAGGAATCTTTACCGTTGATCTTTGCCCGGTATCCGGACTTGAGTCAGGCCCTGAATCACATTCTCCAAAACGCAATAGAAGCGATTATTGACGCAGAGGAACGGGAAATCATCGTTGAAACCGGTCTGAATGGTGGTAATGTCTTTGTTTCTGTACAGGATACAGGTTGCGGGATACCTCCTTCAGCCAAAGAGAAGCTCTTTACCCCGTTTTATACTACTAAACCTCACCCCCATCCCGGACTTGGTTTATTTTTGGCCAGGAAGATATTGGAACCGTTAAGAGCAAAGTTTAAGGTCGAAAGCGAACCGGGAATGACCCGGGTGGCGGTGTTTTTCCCCTATAAAAAGAAGGAGAAAATGTGA
- a CDS encoding protein phosphatase CheZ yields the protein MKFADEKTMDELVRQIGQYVAETLEPTFRVTLETEIGKALDRAINEGRFYKYMSGEFQKGITGLFKEISDFKKTTVQTESSCLPDAQENAEKMLSEASTQLDYVFKSTEEAATKILDIIEKNMGVQERISTLLEKEGAKVSSNGFVGELKAINTEIQNDYVEIMTTLSFQDLTGQRIKKVVGFLSFIENEVLRLLISTGMKIKEKAAYPDKDAEQIISEAEARADITLKGPQDGTSQADIDKLLADLGL from the coding sequence ATGAAGTTTGCAGATGAAAAAACCATGGATGAGTTGGTGCGGCAGATTGGTCAATACGTTGCCGAGACCCTGGAACCTACCTTTCGCGTTACACTGGAGACAGAGATAGGCAAGGCGCTGGACCGGGCTATAAATGAAGGCCGATTCTATAAATACATGAGCGGGGAATTTCAAAAAGGGATAACCGGACTGTTCAAAGAAATATCTGACTTCAAAAAGACAACCGTTCAAACCGAATCCTCCTGCCTTCCGGATGCCCAGGAGAATGCCGAGAAGATGCTGTCAGAGGCATCCACCCAATTGGATTATGTCTTTAAATCTACAGAGGAAGCGGCCACCAAGATATTGGACATCATAGAGAAGAACATGGGGGTCCAGGAAAGGATATCGACTCTTCTGGAAAAAGAAGGGGCAAAGGTTTCCAGCAATGGTTTTGTTGGGGAGCTTAAGGCTATAAACACAGAGATACAGAATGATTATGTAGAGATTATGACTACCTTAAGCTTCCAGGATCTTACCGGGCAACGCATCAAAAAGGTTGTAGGATTCTTATCATTTATTGAAAATGAAGTACTGCGCCTGTTAATCTCAACCGGGATGAAGATAAAGGAGAAAGCGGCCTATCCGGATAAAGACGCAGAGCAGATCATCTCTGAGGCCGAAGCCAGGGCAGATATCACTTTAAAAGGACCGCAAGACGGGACAAGCCAGGCGGACATAGATAAGTTATTGGCTGACCTGGGTCTTTAG